The following are encoded together in the Panicum virgatum strain AP13 chromosome 6K, P.virgatum_v5, whole genome shotgun sequence genome:
- the LOC120639186 gene encoding uncharacterized protein LOC120639186, with amino-acid sequence MAAAARTPSGRRLVSLAVLAAFLLGALWLASALHVSRSLERFLAVECSVWGHEESCFVAIRWAGTAGFVALASAVALSYGEAARRREQAGGAKGEDEGPPGREPERDRASAVTIHAIALYQIYLMPAVLFIVGKALSYAGARRLVKDPADQEAAHLFHTGSNIHNAAYPALSVVHCCSVIPYMLLRLVWFVRDNCVGSSLVACDAQM; translated from the exons atggcggcggcggcgaggactccAAGCGGCCGGCGGCTCGTCTCCCTGGCCGTGCTCGCCGCGTTCCTGCTCGGCGCACTCTGGCTGGCGAGCGCCCTCCACGTCTCCAGGTCCCTGGAGCGCTTCCTCGCCGTGGAGTGCTCGGTGTGGGGCCACGAGGAGAGCTGCTTCGTCGCGATCAGGTGGGCGGGCACCGCGGGCTTCGTCGCTCTGGCGTCCGCCGTCGCGCTGTCCTACGGggaggccgcgcgccgccgtgaaCAG GCCGGTGGAGCAAAGGGTGAGGACGAAGGCCCTCCTGGTCGCGAGCCGGAACGCGATCGTGCCAGTGCTGTGACCATTCACGCCATTGCGCTTTACCAGATCTACTTGATGCCTGCTGTGCTCTTCATTGTGGGCAAGGCGCTCAGCTACGCAG GCGCTCGGCGTCTCGTGAAGGACCCGGCTGATCAGGAGGCTGCTCATCTGTTCCATACCGGTTCCAACATCCACAATGCCGCATACCCGGCTCTGTCTGTTGTGCACTGCTGCTCCGTCATTCCCTACATGCTGCTGCGATTGGTGTGGTTTGTGAGAGACAATTGTGTGGGATCGTCGCTGGTGGCATGCGATGCCCAAATGTGA